A window from Salvelinus sp. IW2-2015 linkage group LG5, ASM291031v2, whole genome shotgun sequence encodes these proteins:
- the LOC111963802 gene encoding LOW QUALITY PROTEIN: zinc finger FYVE domain-containing protein 16-like (The sequence of the model RefSeq protein was modified relative to this genomic sequence to represent the inferred CDS: inserted 1 base in 1 codon; substituted 1 base at 1 genomic stop codon) — translation MDSFFKAAVCDLDKLLDDFELNTDEHECRSVSLSPPSYPGHSLGAQGFLPEPSKVPVPHSLPDLNSLHYGSASSSPDHPSPSPVERETKARPLTGVDLLSSVDGRGSAKSSAPPCPERALKPVCDLVSDTGSAHLLRANSHNASSKLDVAESRLEEELLVDFTSPVVALPREASAGLGLGPGHGSTEGREALGGGGEVLLGLDSGGYAASLSLLDVILPAAVERACEPTNPPSLRNSESGETEGEEAGIEVALINCQLENSPDHQDQPVVLPVAMDTKTEDTPTCDIATDVRDEGEGSLERSELAEAESSVSCTGQELNSDDCSDCVSESPSALSCLPMAVSMCRALVASKNPEEAMGGGLEVAEAVPTETLEAECLSASEVQEEVSLPENPGTVEDCTSPDSAPEDLSVQSPNTETPEMTTMPFHLAVSAPPVSQVSFSQVEVQPAPMSPERPASPPSEPSLSPVDPPEFGFEYLPESDQAGLLVTDEELDAFLRGEAQGEEDQGVPHCERPGENLQDEGFSELNGDLEERLVEEELQSYSRSRGEGLAYPDSDRTSSASAEGSVSLSPSMPSQDPSSPSNLPPPYFGGARPKQLHCQATRAPPAVGEDQGPSSPTDSTDAGEEVDQSPSPPSPNLAQDPSKLGVPCPGYSPTEPYXSSVGYNELSEPPPYPGEPAEEGSGSSEGREVEVEDENGLGCKQPPWVPDSEAPNCMNCWQKFTFTRRRHHCRACGKVYCAMCCNRKCKLKYLDKEARVCVICFETIHRTQALERMMSPTGPSPNPNVPSEYCSTIPPLQQARAAGTLNSPPPTVMVPVSVLKTPGSDGCPREQKRVWFADGILPNGEVADTTRLSVTCRRSSQESSPVAPDAPTAGSRVSPGFAAVSESGMSAPEVPAKVEVVRPPVSGPWDYSLLCGLGSCLERSPSLLPEDDEGLPPLLITTGEEEGGGDLLVEERPAPCQILLLLEEGGPRPLTFVLNANLLVNVKLVSYCSRKCWCLGSSGLQTVGQREVVFILECLPEERSLPKDLFTLYLSIYQDAQRGKFVEELGNVAFTGSFLGSKEHGGVLFFSPTFQALEGLCLPPQPFLCGLLIQRLEVPWAKVFPLRLLLRLGAEHSVYPSTLVSVRFRETVFRETGHTIMNLLADLRNYQXSLPAVEGLRIHMEMGHSYIDIPKSSFTEMLKVVNASNEHVISVGAGFSSEADSHLVCFQNXEGNYQSQANSQPGKTRTVTGASFVVFNGAXKASSGFIAKSSIVEDGLMVQIPPETMEALRAALRVQTDFHIPCGKADGGELRDNITVRWVDWRAPVNAGVTSGVDGKPLEGVHSVRMQQDTEFESDGXTIRCTEVFYVLKNPDVILSAVLPSCCVFQREMAXASCSALTPHLSVLSASGINSLALRVSTQTDMVEYQAGSGGRLLPQRYMNELDSALIPVIHGGLASVPQTAMDMEFXFYITHTI, via the exons ATGGACAGCTTCTTTAAGGCTGCTGTGTGCGACCTGGACAAGCTGCTGGATGATTTTGAGCTCAATACAG ATGAGCATGAGTGCAGATCAGTCTCCCTGTCGCCTCCCTCATATCCCGGCCACTCTCTGGGCGCCCAGGGTTTCCTTCCGGAACCCTCCAAAGTTCCAGTTCCGCACTCTCTCCCTGACCTCAACTCCCTGCACTACGGCTCTGCTTCCAGCTCCCCCGACCATCCTAGCCCCAGTCCTGTGGAGCGCGAGACCAAGGCCCGGCCCCTCACTGGGGTGGACCTGCTCTCCTCTGTAGACGGCCGGGGGTCAGCTAAGAGCTCTGCACCGCCCTGCCCAGARCGGGCCCTGAAGCCTGTGTGTGATCTGGTCAGTGACACAGGCTCAGCCCACCTCCTCCGGGCCAACAGCCACAACGCCTCCAGTAAGCTGGACGTGGCAGAGAGCCGGCTGGAGGAGGAGCTGCTGGTGGACTTCACCAGCCCCGTGGTGGCTTTGCCTAGGGAAGCCTCAGCAGGCCTGGGTCTGGGTCCCGGACACGGGAGTACTGAGGGGAGGGAGGCTCTTGGCGGGGGAGGGGAGGTGCTGCTGGGGCTGGACTCTGGTGGTTATGCTGCCTCTCTCAGTCTGCTCGATGTGATTTTGCCTGCTGCTGTGGAGAGAGCCTGTGAGCCCACGAATCCCCCCTCGCTGAGAAACTCTGAGtctggagagacggagggagaggaggcaggcaTAGAGGTGGCACTAATCAACTGTCAACTGGAGAACTCACCTGACCACCAGGACCAGCCTGTAGTCCTGCCTGTTGCCATGGACACCAAGACAGAGGACACTCCCACGTGTGATATCGCCACAGATGTCAGGGATGAGGGCGAGGGGTCTTTGGAGCGCTCTGAGCTGGCTGAAGCAGAGAGTTCTGTGAGCTGCACTGGACAGGAACTTAACTCTGAYGACTGCAGTGACTGTGTGTCTGAGAGCCCCTCAGCCCTGTCCTGCCTGCCCATGGCCGTGTCCATGTGCAGGGCCCTGGTGGCCTCCAAGAACCCTGAGGAGGCCATGGGAGGAGGGTTAGAGGTGGCTGAGGCTGTCCCAACGGAGACCTTAGAGGCAGAGTGCCTGTCTGCCTCTGAGGTGCAGGAGGAAGTCAGTCTCCCAGAGAACCCTGGGACTGTGGAGGACTGTACCAGCCCTGATTCTGCCCCTGAGGACCTCTCTGTCCAGTCCCCTAATACAGAGACCCCAGAGATGACAACTATGCCTTTCCACCTGGCTGTCTCAGCTCCCCCTGTCTCCCAGGTCAGCTTCTCTCAAGTGGAGGTCCAGCCGGCCCCCATGTCTCCAGAGCGACCTGCGTCCCCTCCCTCAGAGCCCAGCCTAAGCCCGGTGGACCCCCCTGAGTTTGGCTTTGAGTACCTGCCGGAGAGTGACCAGGCTGGGCTGCTGGTGACTGATGAGGAGCTGGATGCTTTCCTCCGTGGGGAGGCTCAAGGTGAGGAGGACCAGGGAGTCCCTCACTGCGAGAGGCCCGGGGAGAACCTCCAGGACGAGGGCTTCTCCGAGCTCAATGGGGACCTGGAGGAGCGGCTGGTGGAGGAGGAGCTGCAGAGCTACAGCCGGAGCCGAGGGGAGGGGTTGGCCTACCCGGATAGCGACAGGACCTCGTCCGCATCTGCAGAGGGGAGTGTGAGCCTATCCCCCTCCATGCCCTCCCAGGACCCCAGTAGTCCCAGTAACCTCCCACCACCCTACTTTGGAGGGGCCCGACCCAAACAGCTGCACTGCCAAGCAACCAGGGCACCTCCAGCAGTAGGGGAGGACCAGGGGCCCAGTAGCCCCACAGACAGCACCGACGCTGGGGAGGAGGTGGACCAGAGCCCCTCTCCTCCCAGCCCCAATCTTGCTCAGGACCCCTCTAAACTGGGTGTGCCCTGCCCAGGGTACTCCCCAACAGAGCCCTACYAGAGCAGTGTGGGGTACAACGAGCTGTCGGAGCCCCCACCCTACCCTGGTGAGCCTGCTGAGGAGGGGTCTGGGTCctcagaggggagggaggtggaggtggaggatgaGAATGGGCTGGGGTGCAAGCAACCCCCCTGGGTGCCGGATTCGGAGGCTCCCAACTGTATGAACTGCTGGCAGAAGTTCACGTTCACCAGGAGGAGGCACCACTGCCGGGCCTGTGGGAAG GTGTACTGTGCCATGTGCTGCAACAGGAAATGCAAGCTGAAGTACCTGGACAAGGAGGCCCGGGTGTGTGTCATCTGCTTCGAGACCATACACAGAA cCCAGGCGCTGGAGCGTATGATGAGTCCGACAGGTCCGAGCCCCAACCCCAACGTCCCGTCAGAGTACTGCAGCACAATCCCGCCCCTGCAGCAGGCCCGGGCTGCAGGCACCCTCAACTCCCCTCCGCCCACCGTCATGGTGCCCGTCTCCGTGCTCAAAACCCCCGGCAGCGACG GTTGTCCTCGTGAGCAGAAGCGTGTGTGGTTTGCAGATGGCATCTTGCCCAACGGAGAGGTGGCCGACACCACCAGGCTATCTGTGACTTGCAGGAGGAGTTCCCAGGAGTCCAGCCCTGTCGCACCAGACGCCCCTACG GCTGGCAGCAGAGTATCCCCTGGCTTTGCAGCGGTGTCTGAGAGTGGTATGTCGGCCCCTGAGGTCCCAGCAAAGGTGGAGGTTGTGCGGCCCCCAGTGTCGGGGCCCTGGGACTACAGCCTGCTGTGTGGGCTAGGGAGCTGCYTAGAGAGGAGCCCCAGTCTGCTGCCAGAGGATGACGAGGGCCTGCCACCTCTACTCATCACCAccggagaagaggaggggggaggagatctATTGGTGGAGGAGCGACCTGCCCCCTGCCAGATCCTGCTCCTATTGGAGGAGGGAGGCCCGCGACCTTTAACCTTTGTCCTCAACGCCAACCTGCTGGTCAATGTCAAACTAGTCAGCT ACTGCAGTAGGAAGTGCTGGTGTCTGGGCTCCAGTGGTCTACAGACAGTAGGGCAGAGGGAGGTAGTGTTCATCCTGGAGTGTCTGCCTGAGGAGAGATCTCTGCCCAAAGACCTGTTCACGCTGTACCTCTCCATCTACCAGGACGCACAGCGGG GAAAGTTTGTGGAGGAGCTGGGCAACGTGGCGTTCACAGGTAGTTTCCTGGGTAGTAAGGAGCACGGCGGGGTGCTGTTCTTCTCCCCTACCTTTCAGGCCCTGGAGGGCCTCTGTCTGCCTCCACAGCCCTTCCTCTGTGGCCTGCTCATCCAGAGGCTGGAGGTGCCCTGGGCCAAGGTCTTCCCCCTTAGACTGCTGCTACGGCTGGGAGCAGAACACAGTG TGTACCCCAGTACGCTGGTCAGCGTCCGCTTCAGAGAGACTGTGTTCAGAGAGACCGGACACACCATCATGAACCTGCTGGCT GACCTGAGGAACTACCAGTARAGTCTGCCTGCCGTGGAGGGRCTGAGGATCCACATGGAGATGGGCCACAGCTACATAGACATTCCCAAGAGTAGCTTTACTGAG ATGCTGAAGGTGGTGAACGCATCTAACGAGCATGTGATCAGTGTGGGCGCTGGCTTCAGCTCGGAGGCTGATTCCCACCTGGTCTGTTTCCAGAACGASGAGGGCAACTACCAGAGCCAGGCCAACAGCCAGCCTGGCAAGACACGCACTG TGACGGGGGCCAGCTTCGTGGTATTCAACGGTGCTRTGAAGGCGTCGTCGGGCTTCATCGCCAAGTCGAGCATCGTGGAGGACGGCCTGATGGTGCAGATCCCCCCAGAGACCATGGAGGCCCTGCGCGCCGCCCTGAGGGTGCAGACGGACTTCCACATCCCCTGTGGCAAGGCCGACGGAGGGGAGCTCCGGGACAACATCACCGTGCGCTGGGTCGACTGGCGTGCTCCCGTCAACGCTGG TGTGACCAGCGGTGTGGACGGGAAACCTCTGGAGGGGGTCCACAGTGTGAGGATGCAGCAAGACACCGAGTTTGAGTCGGACGGYCYCACCATCAGGTGTACTGAG GTGTTCTACGTGTTGAAGAATCCAGACGTGATCCTGTCTGCGGTGCTGCCGTCCTGCTGTGTGTTCCAGAGGGAGATGGCTMTGGCCAGCTGTAGTGCTctgacccctcacctctctgtcctgtcAGCCAGCGGCATCAACTCCCTCGCCCTCCGAGTCTCCACACAAACAGACATG GTGGAGTACCAGGCGGGTTCGGGAGGCAGGCTCCTACCCCAGCGCTATATGAACGAGTTGGACAGCGCTCTGATCCCCGTCATCCACGGCGGCTTGGCCAGCGTGCCACAGACAGCCATGGACATGGAGT ATttctacatcacacacaccatttaa